A DNA window from Mesorhizobium sp. C432A contains the following coding sequences:
- a CDS encoding DNA methyltransferase gives MNKLFFGDNLDVLRRQVKDESVDLVYLDPPFNSNANYNVLFKEGAGIPSEAQAEAFRDTWSWGESAAIAFDDVMREGDDLALVLRAFRAWLGDNSMMAYLAMMAVRLIELHRALKPTGSLYLHCDSTASHYLKMLLDTIFGPRNYRNEIIWKRTTAHSDTKSGFSRVTDTIFFYAKSDKATWNTQYGEHSESYKASHYRHVDAQRRHYRHDNIIRSQSMGPRPNLVYEYNGFTPPHGWRVVREKLAEIDRANRIYWSRNGVPYLIRYLDEQKGEIVDNLWTDIFPVNSQARERLGYPTQKPLALLERILNASSNPGDIVLDPFCGCGTSVEAAERLNRKWIGIDVTHYAITLIERRLRKIENVQKFEVSGRPTDLAGARDLARRDKHQFQWWASWLLGAQTYESKKGADRGIDGNIYFANGPYGFGRIIVSVKGGEHLGPAMVRELSGVVQREEDANMGILVTLAEPTKAMLSDAAGAGFVERSAHGRLPRVQIVTVGDLLDGRYPAMPPLPPPAVTKIRTRAARDRDQLELLLPFDVDGLKIPSGAILDPRYLALNSETSRRSS, from the coding sequence ATGAACAAGCTATTCTTCGGTGACAACCTTGACGTTCTGCGAAGGCAGGTCAAAGACGAGAGCGTTGATCTTGTCTATCTAGACCCTCCTTTCAATTCGAATGCCAACTACAATGTCCTATTCAAAGAGGGCGCCGGCATACCATCCGAGGCGCAAGCAGAGGCGTTTCGCGATACCTGGTCGTGGGGAGAATCTGCGGCCATAGCATTTGATGATGTCATGCGCGAAGGGGATGACTTGGCGCTTGTCCTTCGGGCCTTCCGCGCTTGGCTTGGCGACAATTCGATGATGGCCTACCTCGCTATGATGGCCGTCCGTTTGATTGAATTACACCGCGCACTGAAACCGACTGGGTCGCTCTATCTTCACTGTGACTCAACGGCCAGTCACTACCTAAAAATGCTGTTAGACACCATTTTCGGGCCAAGGAATTATCGGAACGAAATCATCTGGAAGCGGACCACGGCCCATAGCGATACAAAATCTGGCTTTAGCCGCGTTACGGATACGATCTTCTTTTATGCAAAATCGGACAAAGCGACATGGAATACCCAATACGGCGAGCACTCGGAATCTTACAAAGCGAGCCACTATCGCCACGTTGACGCACAACGGAGGCATTACCGTCATGACAACATTATTCGATCCCAGAGTATGGGGCCCAGGCCGAACTTGGTATACGAATACAACGGATTTACGCCGCCCCACGGTTGGAGGGTCGTTCGTGAGAAACTTGCCGAAATAGACCGGGCGAATCGTATTTACTGGTCTCGCAATGGTGTGCCGTATCTCATTCGCTACCTAGATGAGCAGAAGGGCGAGATTGTCGACAATCTCTGGACTGATATCTTCCCGGTGAATTCACAGGCGCGTGAAAGGCTCGGATATCCAACCCAAAAGCCTCTCGCTCTGCTTGAACGAATTTTGAATGCCTCATCGAATCCCGGCGACATCGTGCTCGACCCATTTTGCGGCTGCGGCACAAGCGTTGAAGCGGCAGAGCGACTCAATCGGAAGTGGATCGGAATTGACGTGACCCACTATGCCATAACGTTGATCGAACGCCGCTTAAGAAAAATAGAGAACGTCCAAAAATTCGAAGTAAGCGGAAGGCCGACCGATCTTGCTGGCGCACGTGATCTCGCGCGGCGCGACAAACACCAATTTCAATGGTGGGCTTCTTGGCTGCTTGGTGCGCAGACCTATGAATCAAAGAAGGGAGCCGATAGGGGCATTGATGGAAACATCTATTTTGCAAACGGCCCGTACGGATTTGGGCGAATAATTGTCTCTGTGAAGGGCGGAGAACACCTCGGGCCAGCCATGGTTCGGGAATTGAGCGGCGTTGTCCAAAGGGAAGAGGACGCCAATATGGGCATTCTGGTCACTCTTGCAGAGCCAACTAAGGCAATGCTTTCAGATGCTGCCGGCGCAGGGTTTGTGGAACGGTCTGCGCACGGCAGACTGCCCCGCGTACAGATCGTGACCGTCGGTGATTTGCTGGATGGGCGCTACCCGGCAATGCCCCCGTTGCCGCCGCCAGCCGTAACAAAAATCCGGACAAGGGCTGCGCGAGACCGTGACCAACTTGAACTTCTCTTGCCCTTTGATGTTGACGGGCTAAAGATTCCGAGTGGCGCAATTCTCGACCCGAGGTACCTGGCCCTCAATAGTGAGACGTCCAGGCGTTCTTCTTAG
- a CDS encoding DUF1515 family protein, whose product MATSATKSLEMMVGGLVAAMEGVQRDVTEIRRDIKDSDARAALSYEQSEQRAAASRSKMYAKTDELVERLAETEGAVRSLSEDMTEVKAVTAEVTRWKLMGLGALGVTGMAAAALASLVTAYWSDIWRVMRGG is encoded by the coding sequence ATGGCAACATCGGCGACGAAGAGCCTAGAGATGATGGTAGGCGGCCTCGTCGCCGCTATGGAGGGCGTCCAGCGGGACGTAACCGAGATCCGGCGCGATATCAAAGACAGCGATGCCAGGGCCGCGCTCTCTTATGAGCAGTCTGAACAGCGCGCCGCTGCCAGCCGGTCGAAGATGTACGCGAAGACCGACGAGCTGGTGGAGCGGCTTGCCGAAACTGAAGGCGCGGTGAGATCCCTCAGCGAAGATATGACGGAGGTGAAAGCCGTCACTGCCGAGGTGACCAGATGGAAGCTGATGGGCCTAGGTGCCTTGGGCGTGACCGGTATGGCAGCGGCCGCCTTGGCCTCCCTGGTCACGGCCTACTGGTCAGATATTTGGCGGGTGATGCGTGGCGGCTAA